A part of Dasypus novemcinctus isolate mDasNov1 chromosome 5, mDasNov1.1.hap2, whole genome shotgun sequence genomic DNA contains:
- the NACAD gene encoding NAC-alpha domain-containing protein 1 produces the protein MPGEAARAELLLPEAGGPGSRTDLSCDAAAATTPSGDRLEHCALTAGPGALALAFLPGKPGARPQPEGASWDAGPGRAPAAWAAPAEGLPEALPAEAPLPATLEPRIVMGEETCGAPAAPSAAPELRDREGGYADPGPPPNLCSQGDPPVPCPRLDPDSYFTPPSTPPKAACALLLGHGAWGSEAELPWDSPPASPSGSYVTADGDSWASSPSCSLNMLADGPDAAPGWGLTPLGDGLEQRAPASPASSASSLSSDSCSSWGLEEHVFDLDFLANDPMIPASLLPFQGSLIFQVDAVEVTLLPSEEEEAEVPAPAGDPAAAEGEDDSASASFLQSLSDMSIVEGMDEAFAFRDDTSAASSDSDSASYAGVDDERLYSGEPHALPHGAIQLADDSRGDGPEGLQLQEMAPSSGPGGSVAAPTHHTSGGRVHLTTGQGPAAQKAEAPLSEGGVLSGQGPATTVTGEVGLERGSEPRAPAGPGMGTEEAGAVPGPASVGRATLPPPPEAVSATSGQDTVALAHTPQEGGGPTLCADSLETSGMLGNLKEAAGPGLPSGQESTATAMAVPQCGEVDFVSPQEFVSSAVPLTPHTEAALTLPQESVSMAMPLLWQDASLPLGQEAVAMGTPLALQEERGCDGDTEPLTSAAALAQQEAGVTSGLVPAADSGAVASPPPEPRQVDLTLGLERLTLDQVWQDEVGLTLDLGPGAEAVTPGAAWEDACLPPGTKAPDPPVPGPDQGEKGAAEGLSAPTCLQTDDGAEPHLPLEALDPPEPGSDQAEEGVAKKQTAEGLSVPTCLQTDDGAEPHLPMKEALVSPEPGSDQAEEGSAEERVAEEGGGEGLLVPTCLQTDDGAEPHLPLEALYRPEPGSDRAEEGVAGEGAAEEGAAEGLSVPTCLQTDDRAEPHLPLEALDPPEPRSDQAEEGVTEEGAAEEGAAEGLSVPTCLQTDDRAEPHLPLETLDPPEPGSDQAEEGAAEEGAAEGLSVPTCLQTDDGVEPHLPLRALDSPEPGSDQAEEEVAGEGVTEEGAAEGLLVPTCLQRDEGAEPHLPLEALDSPEPGSDQAEEGAAEGLLVPTCLQRDDRAEPHLPMKEALGSPEPGSDQAEEEVAGEGVTEEGAAEGLSVPTCLQRDDRAEPHLPLEALDSPEPGSDQAEEEVAEKGVTEEGAAEGLSAPTCLQTDDGAEHQLPLEEALDSPEARSGWGEEGAAEEGVVEQGVAEGLSAPTCLQTDDGAEPRLPLEALDSPEPESDQVEEEAAEEGAVEGLSAPTCLQTDDWAEPQLPLEQALDTSGPGSGWGEEGMAEEEAAEGLLVPTCLQTDDGAKPHLPLEALDSPEPGSDQVEEEVAEEGVEEGLSMPTCLQTDDGAKPHLPLEALDFPEPGSDQVEEGVAGDGSAEGLLMPTCLQTDDGAEPHLPLEALDFPELGSDQVEEGVAGEGSAEGLLAPICLQTDDGAEPHLPIKEALVSPEPGSDQAEEGSAEEGVAEEGGGEGLSVPTCLQTDDRAERHLPLQEALGSPEPESDQAEEGGGEGLSVPTCLQTDDGAERHLPIKEALSSPEPGSDQAEEGSAEEGGGEGLSVPTCLQTDDGAEPHGPLEEASAVPSLGSKGPKSTEHRPGRRLKGLGTARGSGSHGARPAACSEVGQAQPLSPPEDARASEPRLGTSLGCPAGTTSRLGGDWPETPAPTEPVLSVGDGEGAGSRGLHLGRATEEWEPAAPSVLDHTGSQPPETPAQDLHAAPRDRAPASDPSTTSFCTGAAPQRSMPPAPCLCQEPREDSLGEGAPPGSASTERLGAAQWAVAAVSGNLVPPTGRRASLSLQAPLLSPQAAPVGGAHAKDPASLISPHCQVPPGSGPRTLASPPGRAAAEPPEDPDCVDEASPHARGSGRRSHSPAQCSAPELEEQDPSAPRTASCPSQAPTAGSNEEAIAKAKQSRSEKKARKAMSKLGLRQIQGVTRITIQKSKNILFVITKPDVFKSPASDTYVVFGEAKIEDLSQQVHKAAAEKFKVPAEPLALAPESAPGPQVKQECKQEEEEEEEVDESGLELRDIELVMAQANVSRAKAVRALRDNHSDIVNAIMELTM, from the exons ATGCCCGGGGAGGCTGCCCGCGCCGAGCTGCTGCTGCCGGAGGCGGGCGGCCCCGGCTCCCGCACAG ACTTGTCCTGTGATGCTGCAGCTGCCACCACCCCAAGTGGGGATCGGCTGGAGCACTGCGCCCTGACCGCAGGGCCCGGGGCCCTGGCCCTCGCATTCCTGCCCGGCAAGCCAGGCGCCCGGCCCCAGCCCGAGGGAGCCAGCTGGGATGCGGGACCGGGCCGTGCGCCGGCAGCCTGGGCGGCCCCGGCAGAGGGGCTCCCTGAGGCCCTGCCCGCGGAGGCCCCTCTCCCAGCCACGCTGGAGCCGCGGATCGTGATGGGCGAGGAGACCTGCGGGGCTCCCGCAGCCCCCAGCGcggccccagagctcagggacCGGGAGGGCGGGTACGCCgacccgggcccgccccccaACTTGTGTTCTCAGGGTGACCCTCCTGTGCCTTGCCCTCGCCTGGACCCTGACTCCTACTTCACGCCACCGTCCACCCCTCCCAAGGCCGCCTGTGCCCTGCTTCTAGGCCACGGGGCCTGGGGCTCAGAGGCTGAGCTGCCGTGGGACTCGCCGCCCGCGTCACCCTCGGGCTCCTACGTGACCGCCGACGGGGACAGCTGGGCCTCCTCGCCCTCCTGCTCTCTGAACATGCTGGCCGACGGGCCGGACGCAGCCCCGGGCTGGGGCCTGACCCCCCTGGGAGACGGACTGGAGCAAAGGGCGCCCGCGAGCCCAGCCTCCTCTGCGTCCAGCCTGTCCAGCGACAGCTGCTCCTCTTGGGGCCTGGAGGAGCACGTCTTTGACCTTGACTTCCTGGCCAACGACCCCATGATCCCTGCGTCCCTCCTGCCCTTCCAGGGCAGCCTCATCTTCCAGGTGGACGCCGTGGAGGTCACACTGCTGCCGTCCGAGGAAGAGGAGGCCGAGGTCCCTGCGCCGGCCGGCGACCCGGCGGCGGCGGAGGGCGAGGACGACAGCGCGTCCGCCTCCTTCCTGCAGTCGCTGTCGGACATGTCCATCGTCGAGGGCATGGATGAGGCCTTCGCCTTCCGGGACGACACCTCGGCGGCCTCCTCGGACTCTGACTCCGCCTCGTACGCGGGGGTGGACGACGAGCGGCTGTACAGCGGGGAGCCGCACGCCCTGCCCCACGGCGCCATCCAGCTGGCAGACGACAGCCGGGGAGACGGGCCTGAGGGGCTGCAGCTGCAAGAGATGGCTCCATCCTCGGGCCCTGGGGGCTCTGTGGCGGCACCCACCCATCACACCTCAGGGGGGCGAGTCCACCTGACCACAGGCCAGGGACCAGCCGCTCAGAAGGCAGAGGCTCCACTTAGTGAAGGGGGCGTCCTGTCGGGCCAGGGGCCGGCCACCACAGTCACAGGAGAAGTGGGCCTTGAGAGGGGCTCAGAGCCCAGGGCCCCGGCAGGCCCCGGCATGGGGACAGAGGAAGCGGGTGCCGTCCCAGGACCGGCCAGTGTTGGCCGAGCAACCCTGCCGCCCCCACCGGAGGCCGTGAGCGCTACCTCAGGCCAGGACACCGTGGCCTTGGCTCACACCCCGCAGGAAGGAGGGGGCCCCACCCTCTGTGCAGATTCTCTGGAGACATCGGGGATGCTCGGGAACCTGAAGGAGGCAGCAGGCCCAGGACTCCCCTCAGGCCAGGAGTCCACGGCGACAGCCATGGCTGTGCCCCAGTGCGGAGAAGTAGACTTTGTTTCACCCCAAGAGTTTGTTTCCTCAGCAGTTCCTCTGACCCCACACACAGAAGCAGCCCTCACCTTgccccaggaatctgtttctATGGCAATGCCTCTGCTGTGGCAAGATGCCAGCCTCCCCTTAGGCCAGGAGGCTGTTGCTATGGGAACCCCTCTGGCCCTGCAGGAGGAAAGAGGCTGCGATGGAGACACGGAGCCTCTGACTTCTGCGGCAGCGCTGGCCCAGCAGGAGGCAGGTGTGACCTCGGGGCTAGTGCCCGCTGCTGACTCAGGAGCCGTAGCGAGTCCACCACCTGAGCCGAGACAGGTGGACCTCACTCTGGGCCTGGAAAGGCTAACCTTGGACCAGGTCTGGCAAGATGAAGTTGGCCTCACCTTAGACCTGGGGCCAGGTGCAGAAGCGGTGACACCTGGGGCTGCTTGGGAAGATGCATGTCTGCCTCCTGGCACCAAGGCCCCAGACCCCCCAGTACCTGGACCTGATCAGGGAGAGAAGGGGGCAGCAGAGGGCCTCTCAGCACCCACCTGCCTGCAGACAGATGATGGGGCTGAGCCTCACCTGCCTCTGGAAGCCCTGGACCCCCCAGAGCCTGGATCTGACCAGGCAGAGGAGGGGGTGGCAAAGAAGCAGACAGCAGAAGGCCTGTCGGTGCCCACCTGCCTGCAGACAGATGACGGGGCTGAGCCTCACCTGCCTATGAAGGAAGCCCTGGTCTCTCCAGAGCCTGGATCTGACCAGGCAGAGGAGGGGTCAGCAGAGGAGAGGGTGgcagaggaggggggaggagagggccTCTTGGTGCCCACCTGCCTGCAGACAGATGACGGGGCTGAGCCTCACCTGCCTCTGGAAGCCCTGTACCGCCCAGAGCCTGGATCTGACCGGGCAGAGGAgggggtggcaggggagggggcggcagaAGAGGGGGCAGCAGAGGGCCTCTCAGTGCCCACCTGCCTGCAGACAGATGACAGGGCCGAGCCTCACCTGCCTCTGGAAGCCCTGGACCCCCCAGAGCCTAGATCTGACCAGGCAGAGGAGGGGGTGACAGAGGAGGGGGCGGCAGAAGAGGGGGCAGCAGAGGGCCTCTCAGTGCCCACCTGCCTGCAGACAGATGACAGGGCCGAGCCTCACCTGCCTCTGgaaaccctggaccccccagaGCCTGGATCTGACCAGGCAGAGGAGGGGGCGGCAGAAGAGGGGGCAGCAGAGGGCCTCTCGGTGCCCACCTGCCTGCAGACAGATGATGGGGTCGAGCCTCACCTGCCTCTGAGAGCCCTGGACTCTCCAGAGCCTGGTTCTGACCAGGCAGAAGAGgaggtggcaggggagggggtaaCAGAAGAGGGGGCAGCAGAGGGCCTCTTGGTGCCCACCTGCCTGCAGAGAGATGAAGGGGCTGAGCCTCACCTGCCTTTGGAAGCCCTGGACTCTCCAGAGCCTGGATCTGACCAGGCAGAGGAGGGGGCAGCAGAGGGCCTCTTGGTGCCCACCTGCCTGCAGAGAGATGACAGGGCTGAGCCTCACCTGCCTATGAAGGAAGCCCTGGGCTCTCCAGAGCCTGGATCTGACCAGGCAGAAGAGgaggtggcaggggagggggtgacaGAGGAGGGGGCAGCAGAGGGCCTCTCGGTGCCCACCTGCCTGCAAAGAGATGACAGGGCCGAGCCTCACCTGCCTCTGGAAGCCCTGGACTCTCCAGAGCCCGGATCTGACCAGGCAGAGGAAGAGGTGGCAGAGAAGGGGGTGACAGAGGAGGGGGCAGCAGAGGGCCTCTCAGCACCCACCTGCCTACAGACAGATGATGGGGCCGAGCATCAGCTGCCCCTGGAAGAAGCCCTGGACTCTCCAGAGGCCAGATCTGgttggggagaggagggagcagcAGAAGAGGGGGTGGTAGAGCAGGGGGTGGCAGAAGGCCTCTCAGCACCCACCTGCCTGCAGACAGATGACGGGGCTGAGCCTCGCCTGCCTTTGGAAGCCCTGGACTCTCCAGAGCCTGAATCTGACCAGGTAGAGGAGGAGGCAGCAGAGGAGGGGGCAGTAGAGGGCCTGTCAGCGCCCACCTGCCTGCAGACAGATGATTGGGCTGAGCCTCAGCTGCCCCTGGAACAAGCCCTGGACACCTCAGGGCCTGGATCTGGTTGGGGAGAAGAGggaatggcagaggaggaggcaGCAGAGGGCCTTTTGGTGCCCACCTGCCTGCAGACAGATGATGGGGCCAAGCCTCACCTGCCTCTGGAAGCCCTGGACTCTCCAGAGCCGGGATCTGACCAGGTAGAGGAGGAGGTGGCAGAGGAGGGGGTAGAAGAGGGCCTCTCGATGCCCACCTGCCTGCAGACAGATGACGGGGCCAAGCCTCACCTGCCTCTGGAAGCCCTGGACTTTCCAGAGCCGGGATCTGACCAGGTAGAGGAGGGGGTGGCAGGGGATGGGTCAGCAGAGGGCCTTTTGATGCCCACCTGCCTGCAGACAGATGACGGGGCCGAGCCTCACCTGCCTCTGGAGGCCCTGGACTTTCCAGAGCTGGGATCTGACCAGGTAGAGGAgggggtggcaggggaggggtcagCAGAGGGCCTCTTAGCGCCCATCTGTCTGCAGACAGATGATGGGGCTGAGCCTCACCTGCCTATTAAGGAAGCCCTGGTCTCTCCAGAGCCCGGATCTGACCAGGCAGAGGAGGGGTCAGCAGAGGAGGGGGTGgcagaggaggggggaggagagggccTGTCGGTGCCCACCTGCCTGCAGACAGATGACAGGGCCGAGCGTCACCTGCCTcttcaggaagccctgggctctCCAGAGCCCGAATCTGACCAGgcagaggaggggggaggagagggccTGTCGGTGCCCACCTGCCTGCAGACAGATGACGGGGCCGAGCGTCACCTGCCTATTAAGGAAGCCCTGAGCTCTCCAGAGCCCGGATCTGACCAGGCAGAGGAGGGGTCAgcagaggaggggggaggagagggccTGTCGGTGCCCACCTGCCTGCAGACAGATGACGGGGCTGAGCCTCATGGACCCCTGGAGGAAGCCTCAGCCGTGCCAAGCCTGGGGAGCAAAGGCCCCAAGTCAACTGAGCACAGACCTGGACGAAGGCTCAAAGGTTTGGGTACAGCTCGTGGGAGCGGCAGCCACGGGGCACGTCCTGCCGCCTGCTCTGAAGTTGGCCAGGCGCAGCCCCTGAGTCCTCCGGAGGACGCGAGGGCCTCAGAGCCCAGGCTGGGCACCTCCCTGGGGTGTCCAGCAGGGACAACCTCCCGGCTGGGCGGAGACTGGCCCGAAACACCTGCCCCCACAGAGCCTGTGCTCAGCGTGGGCGACGGGGAGGGGGCAGGCTCCAGGGGCCTCCACCTTGGACGGGCCACTGAAGAATGGGAGCCGGCAGCACCCAGTGTCCTGGACCACACTGGCTCCCAGCCTCCAGAGACCCCTGCCCAGGACCTGCACGCCGCGCCCCGGGACAGGGCCCCGGCCTCTGACCCCTCCACCACCAGTTTCTGCACTGGGGCAGCTCCTCAACGCTCaatgccccccgccccctgcctttGCCAGGAGCCCAGAGAGGACTCTCTGGGGGAGGGGGCGCCCCCAGGCTCCGCAAGCACCGAGCGGCTCGGGGCAGCTCAGTGGGCAGTGGCTGCCGTCTCAGGAAACCTGGTGCCTCCGACGGGGCGGCGGGCCAGCCTCTCGCTCCAAGCTCCCCTTCTCAGCCCCCAGGCAGCCCCCGTGGGGGGTGCCCATGCCAAAGACCCGGCCTCTCTCATCTCCCCCCACTGCCAAGTGCCTCCTGGCTCTGGGCCTCGGACCCTGGCCAGCCCTCCAGGGCGCGCAGCCGCCGAACCGCCAGAGGACCCGGACTGCGTGGACGAAG CCTCTCCGCACGCCCGGGGCTCCGGCCGGCGCTCACACAGCCCTGCGCAGTGCTCCGCCCCGGAGCTGGAGGAGCAGGACCCGTCAGCACCGCGGACAGCGTCTTGCCCGTCCCAG GCCCCCACAGCAGGCAGCAACGAAGAGGCCATCGCCAAAGCCAAGCAGAGTCGCAGTGAGAAGAAGGCCCGAAAG GCCATGTCCAAGCTGGGCCTGCGGCAGATCCAGGGAGTCACCAGGATCACCATCCAGAAGTCCAAAAACATCCTCTTTGTCATCACCAAGCCCGACGTCTTCAAGAGCCCGGCCTCTGACACCTACGTCGTCTTTGGGGAGGCCAAG ATAGAGGACCTGTCCCAGCAAGTGCACAAGGCAGCAGCTGAGAAGTTCAAGGTGCCAGCGGAGCCCTTGGCCCTGGCCCCCGAGTCAGCACCTGGGCCGCAGGTGAAGCAGGAGTgcaagcaggaggaggaggaggaggaggag GTGGACGAGTCAGGGCTGGAGCTGCGAGACATTGAGCTGGTGATGGCCCAGGCCAATGTGTCCAGGGCCAAGGCTGTGAGGGCGCTGAGGGACAACCACAGCGACATCGTCAATGCCATCATG GAGCTGACGATGTAG
- the CCM2 gene encoding cerebral cavernous malformations 2 protein isoform X2, translated as MEEEGKKGKKYLGQLTSIPGYLNPSSRTEILHFIDSAKRAHQLPGHLTQEHDAVISLSAYNVKLAWRDGEDIILRVPIHDIAAVSYVRDDASHLVVLKTAQDPGISPSQSLCAESPKGLTSGSLSESGVVPVEACCLVILAAENKGAAEELCSLLSQVFQTVYTESTIDFLDRAIFDGASTPTHHLSLHSDDSSTKVDVKETYEAEASTFSFPDAAGTGAISPLSFCMQPSPTAKTASEGELSTSATELLQDYMLTLRTKLSSQEIQQFATLLHEYRTGASIHEFCINLRQLYGDSRKFLLLGLRPFIPEKDSQHFENFLETIGVKDGRGILTDSFGRCRRAMSTASSSTTNGTRAAGSSDDQSVPSEGDEWDRMILDISNDIEALGCSLDQDSV; from the exons TACTTAGGACAGTTGACCTCCATCCCGGGATACCTGAATCCCTCCAGTAGGACTGAAATTCTGCATTTTATAGACAGCGCGAAG AGAGCTCACCAGCTCCCGGGACACTTGACCCAAGAACACGACGCCGTGATCAGCCTCTCTGCCTACAACGTCAAGCTGGCGTGGAGGGACGGGGAGGACATCATCCTCAGGGTCCCCATCCACGACATCGCCGCCGTCTCCTACGTCCGCGACGACGCGTCACACCTGGTGGTCCTGAAGACAG CCCAGGACCCCGGGATCTCCCCGAGCCAGAGTCTGTGCGCAGAAAGTCCCAAAGGCCTCACCTCAGGCTCCCTGTCTGAGAGCGGTGTGGTGCCCGTCGAGGCCTGCTGCCTGGTGATCCTGGCTGCCGAGAACAAG GGCGCGGCGGAGGAGCTGTGCTCGCTGCTCAGCCAGGTCTTCCAGACAGTCTACACCGAGTCCACCATCGACTTCCTGGACCGGGCCATCTTTGACGGGGCCTCGACCCCCACCCACCACCTGTCCCTGCACAGTG atgACTCCTCCACCAAGGTGGACGTCAAGGAGACCTACGAGGCCGAGGCGAGCACTTT TTCCTTTCCCGACGCCGCGGGCACGGGGGCCATCTCCCCCCTGTCCTTCTGCATGCAGCCATCGCCCACTGCCAAGACTGCCAGTGAAGGGGAGCTGAGCACCTCCGCCACGGAGCTGCTGCAGGATTACATGCTGACG CTGCGCACGAAGCTTTCATCGCAGGAGATCCAGCAGTTTGCCACGCTGCTGCACGAGTACCGCACGGGGGCCTCCATCCACGAGTTCTGCATCAACCTGCGGCAGCTGTACGGGGACAGCCGCAAGTTCCTGCTGCTGG GTCTGAGGCCCTTCATCCCCGAGAAGGACAGCCAGCACTTCGAGAACTTCCTGGAGACGATCGGCGTGAAGGACGGCCGCGGCATCCTCACCGACAGCTTCGGCCGGTGCCGGCGGGCCATGAGCACCGCCTCCAGCTCCACCACCAACGGGACCCGGGCCGCGGGCAGCTCTGACGACCAGTCCGTGCCCTCCGAGGGCGACGAGTGGGACCGCATGATATTGGACATCAGCAACGACATCGAGGCGCTGGGCTGCAGCCTGGACCAGGACTCCGTGTGA